In one window of Orcinus orca chromosome 17, mOrcOrc1.1, whole genome shotgun sequence DNA:
- the LOC101269476 gene encoding LOW QUALITY PROTEIN: histone-lysine N-methyltransferase SETD2-like (The sequence of the model RefSeq protein was modified relative to this genomic sequence to represent the inferred CDS: inserted 3 bases in 2 codons; deleted 1 base in 1 codon; substituted 3 bases at 3 genomic stop codons) has translation MEKRGKDSSKLEGESKRTSENEAMKRCYSPTNDQGFRRGSSYSKHGQSASRYKSAPSKPAPKSDKFKNSFCCTELNEEVKQPHSFSLQTPCSKGSELRVISEVPEREKIGSPSPSNRLNDSPTFKKLDESPVFKSEFIGHDSHDSIKELDSLCKVKNDQVRSYCPTEFNINRSPGAESDLATFCTSKRDTVLMSSDDSVTGSEVSPLVKTCMLSSNGFQNINRCKEKDMDDTRMQHSKSESPFRETEPPVSPHQDQLISLPVMTIDYSKTIVKEPVDVRVSCCKTKDSDIYCTSNDNCPSLCHSGAENTEPLVTKISSNSFMNVHLKSKTVICDNGSLTDQHSKFACGEYKQSVGSTSSASVNHFVDLYPPTGSSCIASSLQSLPAGTNIDSLTLLQCGENTSPVWDAVLKSKSSEFLKHAEKEIIEVAGGLPDSGRGFASWGNRHNNGLSGKCVQKAQEEGNSILPDRRGRPEISLGEEGGRGHTHTSDDSEVVFSSCDLNLIMEDSDGVTYTLKCDSSGHASEIVSTVHEDYSGSSKSSSDESDSEDTDFDDSSIPRNRLQSVVVVPKNSTLPMEETSPSSSRSSQSYRHYSDHWEDERLEPRRHSYEEKFESIASKACPQTEKFFHKATEKNSEISLTQPSRKQIDNHLSEIAHPQRDGVDSTSHTDIKSDPLGHPNSEEAAKAKITSRXQEELPVYSSDDSEDVSSKSRQQTTFPNRPDSRXGKTESNFSSCEISRVDGFRSSSEELRNLGWDFSQQEKPTTTYQQPDSSYGACGGHKYQQSAEQYSGTHNYWQGNSYWDPRSAGRPPGTGVVYDRIQGQVPDSLADDREEENWGQRGGSHFSGQSNKFFLSLQKDKGSVQAPEISSNSIKDSSAVNEKKDLSENLEQNDRKDRGPLKKRRQELESDSESDGELQDRKKVRVEVEQGETAVPLGSALVGPSCVMEDFRDPERWKECAKQGKMPSYFDLIEENVYLTERKKNKSHRDFKRMQCECTPLSKDERAQGEIACGEDCLNRLLMIECSSRCPNGDYCSNRRFQRKQHADVEVILTEKKGWGLRAAKDLPSNTFVLEYCGEVPDHKEFKARVKEYARNRNIHYYFMALKNDEIIDATQKGKCSRFMNHSCEPNCEAQKWTVNGQLRVGIFTTKLVPSGSELTFDYQFQRYGKEAQRCFCGSANCRGHLGGENXVSIRAAGGKMKKERSRKKDSVDGELEALMENGECLSDKNQVLSLSWLTVRIETLEQKLTCLKLIQNTHSQSCLKSFLERHGLPLLWIWMAELRDGRESNQKLQEEIIKTLEHLPIPTKNMLEESKVLPIIQRWSQIKTAVPQLSEGDGYSSENTSRAHTPLNTPDPSTKLSIEADTDTPKKLKFRRLKIISENGMDSVISEATSELEGKDGKEDLDQLENVPVEEEEQQLLTQQLPESKVDSDIAVEAIKLPTSEPEADTEIEPKESNGTKPDEPIAEETPSQDEEEGVSDVESERSQEQPHKTVDISDLATKLLDSWKDLNXVYRIPKKRQTEKESTITERGRDAFGFRDQTVAPKTLNRSRERDPDKQTQNKEKRKRRGSLSPPPSAYERGTKRPGGRYDTPTSKRKVRIQDRNQLSTEERXKLFEQEVAQREVQKQQQQLQNLGMASPLPCDSLGYHAPHHPFAGYPPGYPMQAYVDPSNLNAGKVLLPTPSMDPVCSPSPYDYSQPLVGHSTEPLAAPPPVPMVPHVAAPVEVSSSQYVAQSDGVVHQDSRVTVLPLPAPGPVQGQNYGVWDSNQQSVSVQQQYSPAQSQATLYYQGQAAPTVCGVTSPYSQTTPPIVQGYAQPSLQYIQRQQIFTAHPQGVVVQPATAVTTIVAPGQPQPLQPPEMVVTNNLLDLPPPSPPKPKTIVLPPNWKTARDPEGKIYYSHVITRQTQWDPPTWESPGDDASLEHEAEMDLGTPTYDENPMKTSKKPKTAEADASSELAKKSKQVFRKEMSQFIVQCLNPYWKPDCKVGRITTPEDFKHLARKLTHGVMNKELKYCKNSEDLECNEDVRHKTKEYIKKYMQKFGAVYKPKRDTELE, from the exons atggaaaaaagaggaaaggattcttcaaaattAGAAGGAGAATCCAAAAGGACTTCAGAAAATGAAGCAATGAAAAGATGTTATTCTCCCACTAATGACCAGGGATTCCGACGCGGGTCATCATATTCTAAGCACGGTCAGAGTGCTTCCCGTTATAAATCTGCCCCTTCAAAACCTGCACCCAAGtctgataaatttaaaaattctttctgttGTACAGAATTGAATGAGGAAGTCAAACAGCCTCATTCTTTTAGTTTACAGACTCCTTGTTCAAAAGGTAGTGAATTAAGAGTGATTAGTGAAGTTCCTGAAAGAGAGAAGATTGGGTCTCCATCTCCATCAAATCGATTAAATGATTCACCTACTTTTAAAAAG TTAGATGAATCACCTGTTTTTAAGTCTGAATTTATAGGACATGATAGCCACGATAGTATTAAGGAATTAGACTCTTTATGTAAAGTGAAGAATGATCAAGTAAGAAGTTATTGTCCCACCGAATTTAATATAAACAGATCTCCTGGGGCAGAATCTGATTTGGCAACATTTTGCACTTCTAAACGTGACACTGTTTTGATGTCTTCTGATGATAGTGTGACTGGATCAGAGGTATCCCCTTTGGTCAAAACGTGCATGCTTTCATCAAATGGATTTCAAAACATTAAcagatgtaaagaaaaagacATGGATGATACTCGCATGCAGCATAGTAAGTCAGAAAGCCCatttagagaaacagaacctCCAGTGTCGCCACACCAGGATCAACTCATATCTTTGCCAGTTATGACTATAGATTATTCCAAAACAATAGTTAAAGAACCAGTTGATGTGAGAGTTTCTTGCTGTAAAACCAAAGATTCAGATATATACTGTACTTCAAACGACaactgtccttctttgtgtcattCCGGAGCTGAAAATACTGAGCCTTTAGTAACGAAGATTTCTTCAAATAGCTTTATGAATGTGCATTTGAAATCAAAAACAGTTATATGTGATAATGGAAGTCTGACAGATCAGCACTCAAAATTTGCATGTGGAGAATATAAGCAGAGTGTTGGTAGTACTAGTTCAGCTTCTGTTAATCATTTTGTTGATTTATATCCACCTACAGGGAGCTCATGTATTGCTTCATCTCTTCAGAGTCTTCCAGCAGGGACAAACATAGACAGTTTAACTCTCTTGCAATGTGGAGAGAATACATCTCCAGTTTGGGATGCTGTGCTGAAGAGTAAAAGCTCAGAGTTTTTAAAGCatgcagagaaagaaataatagaagtaGCTGGTGGCCTTCCTGATTCAGGAAGAGGATTTGCTTCCTGGGGAAACAGGCATAATAATGGACTATCTGGGAAATGTGTGCAAAAGGCTCAAGAAGAAGGGAACTCCATACTGCCTGATAGAAGAGGAAGACCAGAAATCTCTTTAGGTGAAGAAGGTGGAAGAGGACATACACATACTTCTGATGACTCAGaagttgtattttcttcttgtgaTTTGAATTTAATCATGGAGGACAGTGATGGTGTAACATATACCTTAAAATGTGACAGTAGTGGTCATGCCTCAGAGATTGTATCCACTGTCCATGAAGATTATTCTGGTTCTTCCAAAAGTTCAAGTGATGAAAGTGATTCAGAAGATACAGATTTTGATGATAGCAGTATTCCAAGAAACCGTCTTCAGTCTGTTGTGGTTGTGCCAAAGAATTCTACTTTGCCCATGGAAGAAACAAGTCCTTCTTCTTCTCGGAGCAGTCAAAGTTACAGACACTATTCTGACCACTGGGAAGATGAGCGATTGGAGCCAAGGAGGCATTCATATGAGGAAAAATTTGAGAGTATAGCAAGTAAAGCCTGTCCTCAAACTGAGAAGTTCTttcacaaagcaacagagaagaATTCAGAAATCTCTCTTACACAGCCCAGCCGAAAACAGATAGATAATCACCTGTCTGAAATTGCTCATCCTCAGAGAGATGGGGTTGATAGTACAAGTCATACAGACATAAAATCTGACCCTCTAGGTCATCCAAATTCTGAGGAAGCAGCGAAAGCCAAAATAACTTCTAGGTAGCAAGAAGAGCTGCCAGTTTATTCTTCTGATGATTCTGAAGATGTCTCAAGTAAGTCTCGGCAACAGACCACTTTCCCTAACAGGCCAGATAGTA CTGGGAAAACAGAGTCAAATTTTTCTTCCTGTGAGATCTCCCGAGTGGATGGTTTCCGTTCATCATCGGAAGAGCTCAGAAATCTAGGGTGGGACTTCTCTCAACAAGAAAAGCCTACTACCACGTATCAGCAACCTGACAGCAGCTATGGAGCCTGTGGTGGACACAAGTATCAGCAAAGTGCAGAACAGTATAGTGGGACACATAATTACTGGCAAGGCAATAGCTACTGGGatccaagatcagcaggtagaCCACCTGGAACTGGGGTTGTGTATGATCGAATTCAAGGGCAGGTACCAGATTCCTTAGCAGATGACCGTGAAGAGGAGAATTGGGGTCAACGTGGAGGATCTCACTTTTCAGGCCAGTCCAATAAATTTTTTCTGTCCCTTCAGAAGGACAAGGGGTCAGTGCAAGCACCTGAAATAAGCAGCAATTCCATTAAGGACTCTTCAGCTGTGAATGAGAAGAAAGATCTTTCGGAAAACTTAGAACAAAATGATAGGAAAGATAGAGGGCCTCTTAAAAAAAGGAGACAGGAATTGGAGAGTGATTCTGAAAGTGACGGTGAGCTTCAGGACAGAAAGAAAGTTAGAGTGGAGGTAGAGCAGGGAGAGACAGCAGTGCCTCTAGGCTCAGCATTGGTTGGGCCTTCGTGTGTCATGGAGGACTTCAGGGACCCAGAGCGGTGGAAGGAATGTGCCAAACAAGGGAAGATGCCTTCTTACTTTGATCTGattgaagaaaatgtttatttaacagaaagaaagaagaataaatccCATCGGGATTTTAAGCGAATGCAGTGTGAGTGTACACCTCTTTCTAAAGATGAAAGAGCTCAAGGTGAAATAGCATGTGGGGAAGATTGTCTTAATCGTCTCCTCATGATTGAATGTTCGTCTCGTTGTCCAAATGGGGATTATTGTTCCAATAGACGGTTCCAAAGAAAACAGCATGCAGATGTGGAAGTCATACTCACAGAAAAGAAAGGCTGGGGCTTGAGAGCTGCTAAAGATCTTCCTTCGAACACCTTTGTCCTGGAATATTGTGGAGAGGTACCTGATCATAAAGAGTTTAAGGCCCGGGTAAAGGAGTATGCACGAAACAGAAACATCCACTACTATTTCATGGCCCTGAAGAATGATGAGATAATAGATGCCACTCAGAAAGGAAAGTGCTCCCGGTTCATGAATCACAGCTGTGAACCAAACTGTGAGGCTCAAAAATGGACTGTGAACGGACAACTGAGAGTTGGGATTTTTACCACCAAACTGGTTCCTTCAGGCTCAGAGTTAACATTTGACTATCAGTTCCAGAGATATggcaaggaagcacagagatgttTCTGTGGGTCGGCTAATTGCCGGGGTCACCTGGGAGGAGAGAA AGTCAGCATCAGAGCAGCAGgagggaaaatgaagaaagaacgATCTCGGAAGAAGGATTCGGTGGATGGAGAGCTAGAAGCTCTGATGGAGAATGGTGAGTGTCTCTCTGATAAAAACCAGGTGCTCAGCTTATCCTGGCTAACGGTTAGAATTGAAACTTTGGAACAGAAACTTACCTGTCTCAAGCTCATACAGAACACACATTCACAGTCTTGCCTGAAGTCCTTTCTGGAACGTCATGGGCTGCCTTTGTTGTGGATCTGGATGGCAGAGCTACGTGATGGCCGGGAAAGTAACCAGAAGCTTCAGGAAGAGATTATAAAGACTTTGGAACATCTACCCATTCCTACTAAAAATATGTTGGAGGAAAGCAAAGTGCTTCCTATTATTCAACGTTGGTCTCAAATCAAGACTGCTGTCCCTCAGCTGAGCGAAGGAGATGGGTATTCTAGCGAGAATACATCACGTGCTCACACACCACTCAACACACCTGATCCTTCCACCAAGCTGAGTATAGAAGCTGACACAGACACCCCCAAGAAGCTAAAGTTTCGCAGACTTAAAATTATAAGTGAAAATGGCATGGACAGTGTGATCTCTGAAGCTACCAGCGAGCTAGAAGGCAAGGATGGCAAAGAGGACCTTGACCAGTTAGAAAACGTCCCTGTAGAAGAAGAGGAACAACAGCTACTCACACAACAGCTGCCTGAATCTAAAGTTGATAGTGACATTGCTGTGGAGGCCATTAAGCTACCCACATCTGAACCAGAGGCTGACACTGAAATAGAGCCTAAAGAGAGCAATGGCACAAAACCAGACGAACCTATTGCTGAGGAAACACCATCCCAAGATGAAGAGGAGGGTGTGTCTGATGTGGAGAGTGAGAGGAGCCAGGAACAGCCACATAAAACAGTAGATATAAGTGATTTGGCCACCAAGCTCCTGGACAGTTGGAAAGACCTAAATTAGGTATATCGAATTCCAAAGAAAAGGCAAACTGAAAAGGAGAGCACAATAACCGAACGAGGAAGGGATGCTTTTGGCTTCAGAGATCAAACAGTTGCCCCAAAGACTCTTAACAGGTCAAGAGAGAGAGACCCAGacaaacaaactcaaaataaagagaaaaggaaacgaAGGGGCTCCCTCTCACCACCACCTTCTGCCTATGAGCGGGGAACAAAAAGGCCAGGTGGCAGATATGATACACCAACTTCTAAAAGGAAAGTACGAATTCAAGATCGCAATCAACTTTCTACAGAGGAGCGTTGAAAGTTGTTTGAGCAGGAGGTAGCTCAGCGGGAGGTTcaaaaacaacagcagcagctgCAGAACCTGGGAATGGCGTCTCCACTGCCCTGTGACTCTCTTGGCTACCATGCCCCTCATCACCCCTTTGCTGGCTACCCACCAGGTTACCCCATGCAGGCCTATGTGGATCCCAGCAATCTTAATGCTGGAAAGGtgctcctccccacacccagcaTGGATCCTGTGTGTTCTCCTTCTCCTTATGATTATTCTCAGCCCTTGGTGGGACATTCTACAGAACCCCTTGCTGCCCCTCCACCTGTGCCCATGGTGCCACATGTGGCAGCCCCTGTGGAAGTTTCCAGTTCACAGTATGTGGCCCAAAGTGATGGTGTGGTACACCAAGACTCCAGGGTCACCGTCCTGCCActgccagccccaggcccagTCCAGGGACAGAATTATGGTGTTTGGGATTCAAACCAACAGTCTGTGAGTGTACAGCAGCAGTACTCTCCTGCACAGTCTCAAGCAACCTTATATTATCAAGGACAGGCTGCTCCAACTGTCTGTGGTGTGACGTCACCCTATTCACAGACAACTCCACCAATTGTACAGGGTTATGCCCAGCCAAGTCTTCAGTACATCCAGCGACAACAGATTTTCACAGCTCACCCACAAGGAGTGGTGGTACAGCCAGCCACAGCCGTGACTACAATAGTTGCACCAGGGCAGCCTCAGCCCTTACAGCCACCTGAAATGGTTGTGACAAATAACCTCTTGGACTTaccacccccatctcctcccaAACCAAAAACCATTGTCTTACCTCCCAACTGGAAGACAGCCCGAGACCCAGAAGGGAAGATTTACTACTCCCATGTGATCACAAGGCAGACTCAGTGGGATCCTCCTACTTGGGAAAGCCCAGGAGATGATGCCAGCCTTGAGCATGAAGCTGAGATGGACCTGGGAACCCCAACATATGATGAAAATCCCATGAAGACCTCAAAAAAGCCTAAGACAGCAGAAGCAGACGCCTCCAGTGAACTGGCTAAGAAAAGCAAACAAGTATTCAGAAAAGAGATGTCCCAGTTCATCGTCCAGTGCCTGAACCCTTACTGGAAACCTGACTGCAAAGTGGGAAGAATTACCACACCTGAAGATTTCAAACACCTAGCTCGCAAGCTGACTCACGGCGTTATGAATAAGGAGCTGAAGTACTGTAAGAACTCCGAGGACCTGGAATGCAATGAGGATGTGAGACACAAAACCAAGGAGTACATTAAGAAGTACATGCAGAAGTTTGGGGCTGTTTACAAACCCAAACGGGACACTGAATTAGAGTGA